From a region of the Campylobacter showae genome:
- a CDS encoding DUF4304 domain-containing protein, producing the protein MKTKFDELIAQAKPLFKDNGFAKNGLNFYKNTPELIYVVNLQKSSGNTAFETRFYVNCGIYGAFINAATGKETVLKPKEYECHFRERISSITGSKTAYYEINENTDTEALCQNLTNDLTAVFRFFGEIKTERNLIDLMLERNGLAVVEQLFEYLLIKNEQEILTSHALNLFEKHGNEARWKIFERRINDLLKKYEKDEIKFEEIKAKA; encoded by the coding sequence ATGAAAACAAAATTTGACGAGCTCATAGCCCAAGCAAAGCCGCTATTTAAAGATAACGGCTTTGCTAAAAACGGGCTAAATTTCTACAAAAATACCCCCGAACTTATCTATGTTGTAAATCTCCAAAAAAGTAGCGGCAATACTGCATTTGAAACTAGATTTTACGTAAACTGCGGCATTTACGGCGCATTTATCAACGCTGCGACCGGCAAAGAAACCGTCTTAAAACCCAAAGAATACGAATGCCATTTTAGAGAAAGGATTTCATCCATCACGGGCTCCAAAACAGCTTACTATGAAATCAACGAAAATACCGACACCGAAGCCCTTTGTCAAAATTTAACAAATGATTTAACGGCGGTGTTTAGATTTTTTGGCGAGATAAAAACCGAACGAAATTTGATTGATTTGATGCTGGAGCGAAACGGTCTGGCGGTGGTTGAGCAGCTTTTTGAATATTTACTCATAAAGAATGAACAAGAAATTTTGACCAGTCACGCGTTAAATTTGTTTGAAAAGCATGGAAACGAAGCTAGATGGAAAATTTTTGAGAGGCGTATAAACGATTTGCTTAAAAAATACGAAAAAGACGAGATAAAATTTGAAGAAATAAAAGCCAAGGCCTAA
- a CDS encoding 30S ribosomal protein S1: MAAVNKKVQLSKANDGIEDDDFAAMLEESFKKTEEDSDGIIVDIKGDEVFVNVGKKSEGILNISEIQDENGELKFKAGDTIKVVITGSRGGKPIVSHKKALRKEKVKAYIDSYNEENQDIFDVKIIGKNKGGFVAQNSDGIEFFLPRSQGGFKDANAVVGKSFKVKVIKIDKDEQSIIVSRKKLLDEDRKKKREAISAVAENTDVIEGVVKKITTYGMFVDVGGVDGLVHYSEISYKGPVNPGSIYKEGDKVLVKVIKYDNEKKHLSLSIKAATPDPWEEIKDGLDVGDTIKVTVSNIEPYGAFVDLGNDIEGFLHISEISWDKNIKNPKDHISEGEELDVEVIEIDAKDRRLRVSLKNLLKKPFDEFKAQFKEGDVTKGVVTSVTNFGAFVRIGAVEGLLHNEDASWDRNDKCKDLFKVGDEVEVKIIKIDSNEQKISLSQKDLKQSPVQAYAKKFNVGDIVTGKIRDIKDFGVFVELGDNVDALIRKEDLGSVSAESLNINDNIEAAIAFIDEKKNRIRLSVRRLARQKEREVLNEINSDDKVTLGDIIKEQLS, translated from the coding sequence ATGGCTGCGGTGAACAAAAAAGTTCAGCTTAGTAAGGCAAACGACGGTATCGAAGACGACGATTTTGCCGCGATGTTAGAGGAGTCTTTTAAAAAGACTGAAGAGGATAGCGACGGAATAATCGTCGATATTAAGGGCGATGAGGTTTTTGTAAATGTCGGTAAAAAATCAGAGGGAATTTTAAATATTTCCGAGATCCAGGACGAAAACGGAGAGCTTAAATTTAAGGCTGGTGACACGATCAAAGTCGTCATAACCGGCTCAAGAGGCGGAAAGCCGATCGTATCTCATAAAAAAGCGCTTAGAAAAGAAAAAGTAAAAGCTTATATAGACTCATATAATGAAGAAAATCAAGACATATTTGACGTAAAAATAATCGGTAAAAATAAAGGCGGTTTTGTTGCCCAAAACAGCGACGGTATCGAGTTTTTCTTGCCTCGCTCGCAAGGCGGCTTTAAAGACGCAAACGCGGTAGTAGGAAAGTCGTTTAAAGTAAAAGTCATAAAAATAGACAAAGACGAGCAAAGCATTATCGTGTCAAGAAAAAAACTGCTTGACGAAGATAGAAAGAAAAAAAGAGAAGCGATATCTGCAGTCGCTGAAAATACGGACGTGATAGAGGGCGTGGTTAAGAAAATCACTACATATGGTATGTTTGTAGACGTAGGCGGAGTGGATGGACTCGTACACTACAGCGAGATAAGCTATAAAGGACCGGTAAATCCAGGCTCTATCTACAAAGAGGGTGATAAAGTTTTAGTAAAAGTTATCAAATACGATAATGAGAAAAAGCACCTTTCTCTATCTATCAAGGCTGCAACTCCGGATCCTTGGGAAGAGATAAAAGATGGACTAGATGTGGGCGACACTATAAAAGTAACAGTCAGCAATATTGAGCCTTACGGCGCATTTGTCGATCTTGGCAACGACATAGAGGGCTTTTTGCACATTTCTGAAATTTCATGGGATAAAAATATCAAAAATCCAAAAGATCACATTAGTGAAGGCGAGGAGCTTGACGTCGAGGTTATCGAGATAGACGCAAAAGATCGCCGCCTAAGAGTGAGTCTGAAAAACCTACTCAAAAAACCGTTTGACGAATTTAAAGCCCAATTTAAAGAAGGGGACGTCACTAAAGGCGTAGTTACTAGCGTGACGAATTTTGGAGCATTTGTTAGGATTGGCGCAGTTGAGGGCTTGCTCCATAATGAGGACGCTTCATGGGATAGAAACGACAAGTGCAAAGATTTGTTTAAAGTGGGCGACGAGGTTGAGGTAAAAATCATCAAAATAGACTCTAACGAGCAAAAAATTTCGCTTAGCCAAAAAGATCTAAAGCAAAGCCCAGTACAAGCTTATGCGAAGAAATTTAACGTAGGCGACATCGTGACTGGTAAAATTCGCGATATTAAAGATTTCGGCGTATTTGTAGAGCTTGGCGATAACGTCGATGCGCTCATCCGCAAAGAAGACCTAGGTAGCGTAAGCGCTGAAAGCTTAAACATAAACGATAATATCGAAGCTGCGATAGCTTTTATCGACGAGAAGAAAAATAGAATCCGCCTAAGCGTAAGGCGCCTTGCAAGACAAAAAGAGCGCGAGGTGCTAAACGAAATAAATAGCGATGATAAAGTTACTTTGGGCGACATTATCAAAGAACAGCTATCATAA
- the serA gene encoding phosphoglycerate dehydrogenase has translation MKTIIVCDAIHKVGFEILNREEDIKVIDAVNVPKDKLLDILGEADVAITRSSTEVGEAFLNAAKNLKALVRAGVGVDNVDIDGCSKRGIIAMNVPTANTIAAVELTMAHMLAAARSFPYAHNDLKIDRIWKREKWYGVELFNKTLGVIGFGNIGSRVATRAAAFGMQIVAYDPYIDPSKVTDMGGVYTRNFDDILACDFITIHTPKNKETINMIGEAEIAKMKDGVRLINCARGGLYNEEALYSGLKSGKIAFAGIDVFEKEPATDHPLLELDNVSVTPHLGANTLESQANIAIAAAEQAISAARGISYPSALNLPIKTEDLPPFVEPYIELTSKMAFLAAQINKKAIKAIRIETHGPISEYANSMLTFAIVGALKESLGDTINYVNAKFLCDEKGITTESTVGGNSIFKNKITVRITTENDVVTIGGTVFGENQQRIVTINGFKTDFKPKGKMIIFKNNDVPGVIAKISSILAEEKINIADFRLGRDDHGMALAVVLVDEKITKETLAKLNDLDVCVWAKYAVV, from the coding sequence ATGAAAACGATAATAGTGTGCGACGCAATACATAAAGTCGGCTTTGAAATTTTAAATCGCGAAGAGGATATAAAAGTAATCGACGCAGTAAACGTGCCTAAAGATAAGCTTTTGGATATCTTAGGCGAGGCTGACGTGGCTATCACGCGAAGCTCGACCGAGGTCGGCGAAGCATTTTTAAATGCGGCTAAAAATTTAAAAGCTCTCGTGCGCGCTGGCGTGGGCGTCGATAACGTAGATATAGACGGTTGCTCAAAGCGCGGCATAATCGCGATGAACGTCCCTACGGCAAACACGATCGCCGCGGTGGAGCTAACGATGGCTCATATGCTAGCTGCTGCTCGCTCGTTTCCGTATGCTCACAACGACCTAAAAATCGATCGAATTTGGAAACGCGAGAAGTGGTATGGCGTTGAGCTTTTTAACAAAACTCTAGGCGTCATCGGATTTGGCAACATCGGCTCACGCGTGGCTACTAGGGCTGCGGCTTTTGGTATGCAAATCGTTGCTTACGATCCGTATATCGATCCGTCGAAAGTAACCGATATGGGCGGCGTTTATACGCGAAATTTCGACGATATCCTTGCATGCGATTTCATCACGATACACACTCCGAAAAATAAAGAAACCATAAACATGATCGGCGAGGCAGAGATCGCAAAAATGAAGGACGGCGTGCGCCTCATCAACTGCGCTCGCGGCGGTCTTTACAATGAAGAGGCTCTGTATAGCGGCCTAAAAAGTGGCAAGATCGCGTTTGCGGGTATCGACGTATTTGAGAAGGAGCCGGCGACGGATCATCCGTTGCTTGAGCTAGATAACGTCAGCGTCACGCCGCATCTTGGCGCAAATACGCTCGAGTCTCAAGCTAACATCGCTATCGCAGCAGCCGAGCAGGCTATCTCTGCGGCTCGCGGCATCAGCTATCCTAGCGCGCTAAATTTACCGATAAAAACGGAAGACCTGCCGCCTTTTGTAGAGCCTTATATCGAGCTTACAAGCAAGATGGCCTTCCTCGCCGCGCAGATCAACAAAAAGGCTATCAAAGCTATCCGCATCGAGACGCACGGCCCTATCAGCGAGTACGCCAACTCTATGCTTACCTTTGCGATCGTGGGCGCTTTAAAAGAGAGCCTCGGCGATACGATAAACTACGTAAACGCTAAATTTTTGTGCGACGAAAAAGGCATAACGACAGAGAGCACCGTCGGCGGCAATAGTATTTTTAAAAATAAAATCACCGTTCGCATAACGACCGAAAATGATGTAGTAACGATCGGTGGAACCGTATTTGGCGAAAATCAGCAGCGCATCGTGACGATAAACGGCTTTAAAACCGACTTTAAGCCTAAAGGTAAGATGATTATCTTTAAAAACAACGACGTTCCGGGCGTTATCGCTAAAATTTCATCTATCCTTGCCGAGGAAAAGATCAATATCGCCGACTTCCGCCTAGGACGCGACGATCACGGAATGGCGCTTGCGGTCGTGCTTGTGGATGAAAAAATAACCAAAGAGACGCTGGCTAAGTTAAACGATCTTGATGTTTGCGTATGGGCGAAATACGCAGTTGTCTAA
- the efp gene encoding elongation factor P, with protein sequence MATYSMGDLKKGLKIELDGVPYKVVEYQHVKPGKGAAFVRAKIKSFIDGKVLEKTFHAGDKCDQPNLEEKEMQYLYDDGEFCQFMDTATYEQVAISDEDVGDVKKWMIDGMMVEILFHNGKAIGVEVPQVVELKIVETPPNFKGDTQGGKKPATLESGAVVQIPFHVLEGEVIRVDTVRGEYIERANK encoded by the coding sequence ATGGCAACCTATTCAATGGGCGACCTAAAAAAAGGACTAAAGATCGAACTAGACGGCGTTCCGTATAAAGTCGTCGAGTATCAGCACGTAAAACCTGGCAAGGGCGCAGCTTTCGTTCGCGCGAAAATCAAATCTTTTATCGACGGTAAAGTGCTTGAAAAGACCTTCCACGCGGGCGACAAATGCGATCAGCCGAATTTGGAAGAAAAAGAGATGCAGTATCTTTACGACGACGGCGAGTTTTGCCAGTTTATGGACACTGCGACCTACGAGCAAGTAGCGATCAGCGATGAGGACGTAGGCGATGTTAAAAAATGGATGATCGACGGCATGATGGTTGAGATCTTGTTTCACAACGGCAAGGCTATCGGAGTAGAAGTGCCGCAAGTCGTCGAGTTAAAGATCGTCGAGACTCCGCCGAATTTCAAAGGCGACACCCAGGGTGGCAAAAAGCCTGCTACGCTTGAGAGTGGTGCAGTCGTACAGATACCTTTCCACGTGCTCGAAGGCGAGGTCATCCGCGTAGATACCGTCCGCGGCGAGTACATCGAACGCGCAAACAAATAA
- the dnaE gene encoding DNA polymerase III subunit alpha, protein MSDFTDFTHLHLHTEYSLLDGANRIKELAKTLKSQGVKAAAITDHGNMFGAIDFYKTMKNEGIKPLIGIEAYIHNGEELGDKSTKQRFHLCLIAKNEIGYKNLMYLSSMSYIEGFYYYPRINKKMLKEHSEGIICSSACLQGEVNWNLNQSERNLRFGAGGYEAAKEAALWYKDVFGDDFYLEIMRHGIGDQRRIDDEILRLAKELNIKVIATNDTHYTFKQRADAHEVFMCIAMNKLLDDPNRLRHSVHEFYVKTPAQMSELFADIPEAVANTQEIVDKCDLTIKLGDATPPNFKFTLEYAAERNLSLPEPDKRYSIPNDSVLFEHECRQGLEERLKFIPAERHEEYKTRLQREIDIINKMNFPGYMMIVWDFINEAKKRGVPVGPGRGSAAGSLVAYSLKITDLDPLPYNLLFERFLNPERVSMPDIDVDFCQNRRGEIIDYVIEKYGKFNVAQVITFGKLLAKGVIRDVARVCDMPYAEADAMAKLIPDELGITLEQAFEKEPKIGELIATNSNANRIWKFALDLEGLNRNAGMHAAGVVISNEELWNKTPLFRQPNAEEDHFVTQYSLKYLEDVDLIKFDFLGLKTLTVIDNAVKLVKKRFGKEIIWEQVNKNDPKTYETISSGQTLGLFQIESEGMQKVGADMRPDCFEDIIAMISLYRPGPMDLIPDFIKRKHGLEPITYIFPELQPILEPTYGVIVYQEQVMQIVQTIGGFSLGGADLVRRAMGKKIKEEMDRLKGKFIEGAEAQGLDGKKADELFELILHFASYGFNKSHAAAYTYVTFQTAYMKTYYPAEFMAALITSEETNADKISRYIDECKRLDIAILPPSVNKSAKEFSVVSEGGKDAIIYGLGAIKGVGGAAIENILEEQAKGEFKDIDDFVSRVDNFKVNKKVFESLIKSGSFDSFGLTRKMMLNNLDNIVEACKNAATIKKNAAESLFGDDESMATVKTSLVRDDSELELKTKLKFELESVGIYLSGHPLDEYREQISKIKYTLSDKFDELPENGEMLLVGKIEDLTTRISKKNGKKMGTIEMLDFHGTVEIAVFDRSLGAVESMSADERDLPHAFKVRYSKDGQFMRINLDKILTLDEAMGMDFSHPLEKYKEQIEQIKHTPSKDFGKIDKTSEILVVGKIREVASITSKKSGKEFMMLSIMDLFSTFKVAAFDSEKGLIESLSDEQKDAPLAFKVRYSRDDQGARINLIDVVGLEDARDMNFQSRSFKQRKESSGASYQNGQASSESRGKRELEDLVLELNLDETGKDIITQIYRVAIGEHRAAADKNNKRLIIRIKDAQEGRALVYTTEFIVGDGFGERALGLRQAV, encoded by the coding sequence ATGAGCGATTTTACAGATTTTACGCACCTGCACCTGCACACGGAGTATTCACTGCTAGACGGCGCCAACCGTATCAAGGAGCTAGCCAAAACGCTAAAAAGCCAAGGCGTCAAAGCCGCAGCCATCACCGACCACGGCAATATGTTCGGAGCGATAGACTTTTATAAAACGATGAAAAATGAAGGCATAAAGCCGCTAATCGGCATCGAAGCCTACATCCACAACGGCGAGGAGCTGGGAGATAAAAGCACCAAACAGCGCTTCCACCTCTGCCTCATCGCAAAAAACGAAATCGGCTACAAAAACCTGATGTATCTGAGCTCCATGAGCTACATCGAGGGGTTTTATTATTATCCGCGTATCAACAAAAAGATGCTAAAAGAGCACAGCGAGGGCATCATCTGCTCATCGGCGTGCCTGCAAGGCGAGGTGAACTGGAATCTCAACCAAAGCGAGCGAAATTTGCGTTTCGGCGCGGGCGGATACGAGGCGGCAAAGGAAGCCGCGCTGTGGTACAAAGATGTATTTGGCGATGATTTTTACCTCGAGATCATGCGCCACGGTATCGGCGATCAGCGCAGGATCGACGATGAAATCCTGCGCCTGGCAAAAGAGCTAAATATCAAGGTAATCGCAACCAACGACACGCACTATACGTTTAAGCAACGAGCCGATGCGCACGAGGTTTTTATGTGTATCGCGATGAACAAACTGCTAGACGATCCAAACCGCCTACGCCACAGCGTGCATGAGTTTTACGTCAAGACGCCTGCGCAGATGAGCGAGCTTTTTGCCGATATCCCTGAAGCCGTCGCAAACACGCAAGAAATCGTAGATAAATGCGACCTCACGATCAAGCTAGGCGACGCGACGCCGCCAAATTTTAAATTTACGCTCGAATACGCCGCCGAGCGAAATTTGAGCCTACCAGAGCCTGATAAACGCTACAGCATACCAAACGACAGCGTGCTATTTGAGCACGAGTGCAGGCAGGGGCTGGAGGAGAGATTGAAATTTATCCCAGCTGAGCGCCACGAGGAGTATAAAACCCGTCTGCAACGCGAGATAGATATCATAAATAAAATGAACTTCCCGGGCTACATGATGATCGTTTGGGACTTTATCAACGAAGCTAAAAAGCGCGGCGTGCCGGTAGGCCCGGGACGCGGCTCGGCGGCGGGAAGCCTCGTGGCATATAGTCTAAAGATCACCGACCTGGATCCGCTGCCCTATAACCTGCTTTTCGAGCGTTTTTTGAACCCGGAGCGCGTGAGCATGCCCGATATCGACGTGGACTTTTGTCAAAACCGCCGCGGCGAGATCATCGACTACGTCATCGAAAAGTACGGCAAATTTAACGTGGCTCAAGTCATAACCTTTGGTAAGCTACTGGCAAAAGGCGTCATCCGCGATGTCGCGCGAGTATGCGACATGCCCTATGCCGAGGCCGACGCTATGGCTAAGCTCATACCCGACGAGCTAGGCATCACGCTGGAACAAGCCTTTGAAAAAGAGCCAAAGATCGGCGAGCTGATAGCGACCAACTCAAATGCAAATAGAATTTGGAAATTCGCCCTTGATCTAGAGGGTCTAAACCGAAACGCCGGTATGCATGCCGCGGGCGTGGTCATCTCAAACGAGGAGCTGTGGAACAAAACCCCGCTTTTCCGCCAGCCAAACGCCGAGGAGGATCACTTCGTCACGCAGTATAGCCTAAAGTACCTAGAGGACGTGGACCTCATCAAATTTGACTTCCTAGGCCTAAAGACGCTAACCGTGATCGATAACGCCGTCAAGCTCGTAAAAAAGAGATTTGGCAAGGAAATCATCTGGGAGCAGGTCAATAAAAACGACCCCAAAACCTACGAGACGATCAGCAGCGGCCAGACGCTAGGACTGTTTCAGATAGAGAGCGAAGGCATGCAAAAAGTCGGAGCCGATATGCGTCCGGACTGCTTCGAGGATATCATCGCGATGATCTCGCTTTACCGCCCGGGTCCGATGGATCTTATTCCTGATTTCATCAAACGCAAACACGGTCTGGAGCCTATCACGTATATTTTCCCCGAGCTTCAGCCAATCCTAGAGCCTACATACGGCGTCATCGTCTATCAAGAGCAAGTTATGCAAATCGTGCAGACTATCGGCGGCTTTTCGCTAGGAGGCGCTGATCTCGTGCGCCGCGCGATGGGTAAAAAAATAAAAGAGGAGATGGATAGACTAAAGGGCAAATTTATCGAAGGCGCCGAGGCTCAGGGGCTAGACGGTAAAAAGGCCGACGAGCTGTTTGAGCTTATTTTACACTTCGCTTCGTACGGATTTAACAAATCCCACGCAGCGGCCTACACCTACGTGACCTTTCAAACGGCCTATATGAAGACGTACTATCCGGCCGAATTTATGGCGGCTCTCATCACTAGCGAGGAGACCAATGCCGATAAGATTTCGCGCTACATAGACGAGTGTAAGCGCCTAGATATCGCTATCCTGCCGCCGTCGGTCAATAAATCTGCCAAAGAATTTTCAGTCGTTAGCGAAGGAGGTAAGGACGCCATTATCTACGGCCTAGGCGCGATAAAAGGCGTCGGGGGCGCGGCGATAGAAAATATCCTAGAAGAGCAGGCCAAGGGCGAGTTTAAAGACATCGACGACTTCGTCTCGCGCGTGGACAACTTTAAGGTAAATAAAAAAGTCTTTGAAAGCCTGATAAAATCTGGCTCGTTTGACAGCTTTGGCCTAACGCGCAAGATGATGCTAAACAACCTAGATAACATCGTAGAGGCGTGCAAAAACGCCGCTACTATCAAGAAAAACGCCGCCGAGAGTCTGTTTGGCGACGACGAGAGTATGGCGACGGTTAAAACTAGTCTCGTGCGCGACGACTCCGAGCTGGAGCTAAAAACTAAGCTAAAATTTGAGCTAGAAAGCGTGGGTATCTATCTCTCCGGCCACCCGTTAGACGAGTACCGCGAGCAAATCTCAAAGATAAAATACACGCTTAGCGATAAATTTGACGAGCTACCCGAAAACGGCGAGATGCTGCTCGTGGGCAAGATAGAGGATCTAACGACTAGGATCAGCAAGAAAAACGGCAAAAAAATGGGCACGATCGAGATGCTGGATTTCCACGGTACGGTCGAGATCGCGGTCTTTGACAGAAGCCTTGGCGCGGTCGAGTCGATGAGTGCCGATGAGCGCGATCTGCCGCATGCGTTTAAGGTTCGCTACTCCAAAGACGGGCAGTTTATGCGCATAAATTTGGATAAAATTTTGACTCTTGACGAGGCTATGGGTATGGACTTTTCGCATCCGCTCGAAAAATACAAAGAGCAAATCGAACAGATAAAACACACGCCTAGCAAGGACTTCGGCAAGATTGATAAGACCAGCGAGATCCTAGTCGTCGGCAAGATCAGAGAGGTCGCCAGCATCACGAGCAAAAAGAGTGGCAAAGAGTTTATGATGCTAAGCATTATGGACCTTTTTAGCACGTTTAAGGTTGCGGCGTTTGACTCTGAAAAAGGACTTATCGAGAGCCTAAGTGACGAACAAAAGGACGCTCCGCTAGCATTTAAGGTGCGCTACAGCCGCGACGATCAGGGCGCTCGCATAAATCTAATCGACGTCGTGGGCCTAGAGGACGCGCGCGATATGAATTTCCAAAGCAGAAGCTTTAAACAGCGCAAGGAAAGTAGCGGCGCAAGCTACCAAAACGGCCAGGCATCTAGCGAAAGCAGAGGCAAAAGAGAGCTTGAGGATCTCGTGTTGGAGCTAAATTTGGACGAAACGGGCAAGGATATCATCACGCAAATTTACCGCGTCGCCATCGGCGAACACCGCGCCGCAGCCGATAAAAACAACAAACGCCTGATCATCCGCATAAAAGACGCGCAGGAAGGCCGCGCGCTGGTTTATACGACGGAGTTTATCGTGGGGGATGGGTTTGGCGAGAGGGCATTAGGCTTAAGGCAAGCCGTTTAA
- a CDS encoding glutamate--tRNA ligase family protein — translation MNQKITSRIAPTPSGFLHAGNVYNFLLTYLFTRAFDGILYLRIDDYDLPRYRRQYVENIFRVLDMLGIDFDGGPGGVREFETKFSSKFRLGAYENTLKTLEQKGVCYACECSHSMKNSFKNGIYTRVCADKNLKFKKDKMAMRLSTIDGAEILVGQNLINFDALRGDADGPANQMSGFCGNERTTQNGVANGLKKLANLVISDSEKPGGEKFNFEAVGNSGECFLNSANLGALNLTDETAFETEKFSQAQSVNLAQILGDFVVWKKDDTPAYNLASLVDDEILGVNLLVRGEDLLACSAAQKYAAGLLGYGFKNANFIHHGLLVYGGKKLSKSSSAPAVSVTDGAKMHYKFAALKLGLDASKCDTLSNLLEMLKEKFSR, via the coding sequence ATGAACCAAAAAATCACCTCTCGTATCGCTCCGACGCCAAGCGGCTTTTTGCACGCAGGCAATGTTTATAACTTCTTGCTGACATATCTTTTTACTCGCGCGTTTGATGGGATTTTGTACTTAAGGATCGACGACTACGACTTGCCGCGCTACCGCAGGCAATACGTGGAAAATATCTTTCGCGTGCTTGATATGCTGGGCATTGATTTTGACGGGGGACCTGGCGGAGTGAGGGAATTTGAAACCAAATTTAGCTCCAAATTTCGCCTTGGCGCCTACGAAAACACGCTAAAAACGCTTGAGCAAAAAGGTGTTTGCTATGCTTGCGAGTGCTCGCACTCTATGAAAAACTCGTTTAAAAACGGCATTTATACGCGGGTTTGTGCGGATAAAAATCTTAAATTTAAAAAAGACAAAATGGCTATGCGGCTAAGCACCATCGACGGGGCGGAAATTTTAGTCGGGCAAAATTTGATAAATTTTGACGCCCTGCGCGGCGACGCGGACGGTCCAGCAAACCAAATGAGCGGCTTTTGCGGCAATGAGCGAACAACGCAAAATGGCGTGGCAAACGGTTTAAAAAAATTGGCAAATTTGGTCATCTCGGACAGTGAGAAACCTGGTGGCGAAAAATTTAACTTTGAGGCCGTTGGAAATTCGGGCGAATGTTTTTTAAATTCGGCAAATTTGGGCGCCCTAAATTTGACGGACGAGACGGCGTTTGAAACGGAAAAATTTTCGCAAGCTCAAAGTGTAAATTTGGCGCAAATTTTGGGCGATTTCGTCGTTTGGAAAAAAGACGACACGCCCGCGTATAATCTCGCTAGCCTCGTGGATGACGAGATCTTAGGCGTAAATTTGCTCGTGCGAGGCGAGGATCTGCTCGCGTGCTCGGCGGCGCAAAAATACGCGGCAGGGCTCCTGGGCTACGGTTTTAAAAATGCAAATTTCATCCATCACGGCCTGCTGGTGTATGGCGGCAAAAAGCTATCCAAAAGCTCGAGCGCACCGGCGGTGAGCGTAACGGACGGCGCAAAAATGCACTATAAATTCGCCGCTCTTAAGCTAGGGCTCGACGCATCAAAATGCGATACTTTGTCAAATTTGCTTGAGATGTTGAAAGAGAAATTTAGTCGATAA
- a CDS encoding RNA recognition motif domain-containing protein gives MNIYVGNLSYRMTEAELKDTFAPFGEVKRAKIVKDRDTNRSKGFGFVEIENDADALKAIEALNNKEVGGRALRVNESKPKE, from the coding sequence GTGAATATTTACGTCGGTAACTTGTCATATCGCATGACTGAGGCAGAGCTTAAGGATACATTTGCGCCGTTTGGCGAAGTAAAACGCGCGAAAATCGTCAAAGATCGCGACACGAATCGCTCAAAAGGATTCGGATTCGTCGAGATAGAAAACGACGCAGACGCGCTAAAAGCGATCGAAGCGCTAAACAACAAGGAAGTAGGCGGCAGAGCTCTAAGAGTAAACGAATCTAAACCTAAAGAATAA
- a CDS encoding DJ-1 family glyoxalase III, with amino-acid sequence MKKVAVIFADGFEEIEGVSVVDVLRRGGVDAHIVGLDKLPITGAHGVKFICDMTLYDLEEGDYDMLVLPGGYTGVTNISGNLKMRETIKKFAKKGKFVAAICAAPIALGVAEVMSGEYTCYPSCEASIEGGMYVSDKNVVQSGNIITSKGPATAMEFALELVKILNGEQVYNEVKNGLLFIK; translated from the coding sequence ATGAAAAAAGTTGCCGTGATTTTTGCCGACGGGTTTGAGGAGATAGAGGGCGTTAGTGTCGTGGACGTGCTTAGGAGGGGCGGCGTGGATGCTCATATAGTCGGGCTTGACAAGCTACCTATCACGGGCGCTCACGGAGTGAAATTTATCTGCGATATGACGCTTTATGATCTTGAGGAGGGCGACTACGATATGCTGGTTTTGCCGGGCGGGTATACGGGTGTCACAAATATCTCCGGTAATCTAAAAATGAGAGAGACGATCAAAAAGTTTGCTAAAAAAGGCAAATTCGTCGCTGCCATTTGCGCCGCGCCGATAGCTCTTGGGGTGGCCGAGGTGATGAGCGGCGAGTACACATGTTATCCTAGCTGCGAGGCTAGCATAGAGGGCGGAATGTACGTGAGTGACAAAAACGTCGTGCAAAGCGGAAATATCATCACTTCAAAAGGCCCTGCCACTGCGATGGAGTTTGCCTTGGAGCTGGTTAAAATTTTAAACGGCGAGCAAGTTTATAATGAAGTGAAAAACGGACTTTTATTTATCAAATAA
- a CDS encoding SelT/SelW/SelH family (seleno)protein, whose protein sequence is MEVKITYCNSUNYRPVASRVEDEFLSQIPGANISKIVGSGGNFIVEVNGKVVFSKKDLIGTEVNALPNHEEIVALVDSVKKSA, encoded by the coding sequence ATGGAAGTAAAGATTACGTATTGCAATTCTTGAAACTATAGACCGGTAGCTTCTCGTGTAGAAGATGAATTTTTAAGTCAAATCCCAGGCGCTAATATTAGCAAAATCGTCGGTAGCGGCGGAAACTTCATAGTTGAAGTAAACGGAAAAGTAGTATTTTCCAAAAAAGATCTCATCGGCACGGAAGTAAATGCCCTGCCAAACCACGAAGAGATCGTTGCTTTGGTCGATAGCGTTAAAAAATCAGCCTAA